The Dermacentor silvarum isolate Dsil-2018 chromosome 11, BIME_Dsil_1.4, whole genome shotgun sequence region ACATTTACTTCACTGTCGCAAGAAGTATCCAATATTTTTCACCACGCGCGTCTCGCGGTCAACACACGGCACAAACAAAGTGTCCAGATTGCTGCATTTCTGCGCCGGCTGGAATCAGAGCTTGGAACGCATCTCTCCCATGAGCTTGTCGAGCCTCATCGCCATAGGCAGGTCGCCCTTGAGCGACAGTTTGCCGGCCATGAAGGCACTGGTCGGATTCAGCTTTCCCGTGAACATCTTGATGAAGGTGTCGCGCTCCATGACGAAGGTCACATCAACCTTGCCCTGAGGTGGGTCCCCCTTGCCAACGGAACCCTTGCCGTTCTTGAGGTCGACGTACCACCTGTTGGGCTCACCTGGGATGAGAAGGGTAGGATTAACTTCGTGGCCAAAATGCAACGTGGCCAAAATGCAATTTCAGTGCATTTTCATGCTTTTCAGTCACTTTTGTCAACCAAATAGTACCGCCTAAGGTTGCCAGGTTTGTGTCTCTGTTTTTGCAAGTCTGCTGCAATCTGTCTTCATTGGTAAATGCCCAACTATCACTCGGCAGGTGCTGCCACAATCGGTGACATCATGCGACGCTAGTGCAGAATCCTCAAGGTATTGTCGCCACCAGTCTCATTATTGCGTCATTTCTGTCTTATCATGCCTCCATTTCTGATAAGGCTCGTATATTTGGGATTTTAGAAGTGTAGTTTGCCAGTCTAGGTTTACGTTATGTTTATCTCTAGTGCCAATTGAATGTTTGTGAGATGTCTGCACTGAAAGTTAAGATTACAAAGACCTATCGCAGTTCTGATACTGACAATGGTGCATATAATTTGAAAGTTGCTTACACTGTAGTTACACTGTAAGTAACACTGCTGTGTGTACTCGACAAGAAAAATTGCACACGCAGGACATACCTTTGACGTCGAAAACGAAGACGCCACCAATCTGCTTGACCAGGTCATCGTTCAGGTACACGGAGATCATGCTGAATACTCCTTCCACGGTTTCTGCTGATACTAGCTGGGCCGCCATGGTTCCTCTGTTGCTGCCTGCATTACAGCATTGATAACATTTAAACTGTGGAAACAAGGAACATATTTAGGAAACCAACGTTAAGTGCAATGTACGGTACAGTACACTGTTAAAGGGAGCACCAAACTAGTATTTCGGGGCTAATTACAACTTGTTTTTCAGACGAAGGTCTTGGCAATAATTTCTCCCAACTATGGAGTCTGCCTGACATGTTGCATGAAGCAATTTTTTTGCTATAGAGCTTGCTGATACTTGAGATATGAGCAGACTACAAGCATGTGCAGTCTCCTGGAATTCTTTGCTAAATTAATTTTTGTGCTTCAAGTTTGTATGTATCGAAGAAATGCTTTGATGAAGTTGTGCGGGAGGCCTTTGTATAACAGTGGCCTTTTATATTTTTGGTATGCAGGAGCACTGCACTATTCATGCCTGCCAACTCTTGTTTATGTAGGGTTGAGCATGTTTCATGCAAGATTGCACATAGTTGCATGTGATTACATGGGACATTCATGCTAACTATAATCTGCTGCGTAAAACAGCTACATTCGCCGTGTACAACTGCTAAGTACTGGCACATGCTTCTATCTGGTTGCTTTATTAATGCCTATCTGCAACACACGCTTCACAAGTTTGAGTGTTCGTAGCATAGGAACATTTGATTTTGATAATAATTGGGGTGGTTGGTATCGTGGACCAAGGACAGCACGTTGTTGCAGAACATATGAGCTTAGGTTAGGAAAAGCCTTTAACGGTATATATTAGACACTTTACACCAGTGCACCAATAAGCTCACATCCTTCACGATTGTAGAAAATTTCCCGAAGCTTTAGGTTTTGTAAAAGCAATGCACGACATAGGATACCTAAGTGCTCGAAACAAGAACCCCAGTTTTTTAGCGTGCTCAATGCAATAACAGCAGTGTAAGGCACTCTCATGGAACGGGTGCCGTCATGCGAAAGTAGTTATGTTCACATACTCGTTGCGTAGCGGAAAAACATGGTTACAGTGTGCGGACACGCCTTGctgtgcgcgcgcgctttcgctccaaGAATATAAAAAACAGCGCAAAGCCCGCAAGCGCGATTCCACAAACAGGTTTCGGTGCGCGCGGTAGCAAGACGAAAAGAGACGCTCGGGTAGGCCGGCTCGGACGACGCGGCTGTTTCGAAGCGGCGTAGTCGTAACGTAATTGCGCAGTCGTTGTGTAACCGAAAGCAGGCCGAACAACGCACGTGATCGGTTATGCAAGTGTAACGGCGACTCCAGAAAGCATAAGGATTGTGCCTTTTTCTTGCGCGCGGCGTCGCGCCGTGTCCTACCTTTAGTATCGGCCATGATCGCGTACGTGTTTCCGTACGTTTTGAGATGCTACTAGAAGAAGCACGCTCCTTTCTCCGCCAGCGTGTGCGCGACAATGCCGAAGACCTTTTGCGTGAGCAGCTGCGCTTCGGCGATTAGGCGGGTCAAGGACTGCGGACTGCGATCATATGATGCTTACGCGTACCGCCGCCCGCGGACCCCCCGTAAACAAAACTCGCCTTCGGGAGCAACGGGCGGGCTGCGTGGACTCCGAGTTCGACGACGCACAACCGGGAATCTCCGAGGCTATGCGAGCCACCGCCGCcgctggctaataaacgtcgcgtcgGTCGCCAGTAGAAACGACATGCGCGCGTTCCGCAAACGACATGACGCGAACGTCTTGACTACATGCGCGACGTTACGACTTGTAGGAATGGATATATTTTATATGTTGTATAGTTTTATTTAGGAGCTTCTGGATCGCGTCATTTTGGGCGGTTGTTTCGAAAGCTTTTATCACCATGCGACAATGCGTTAGCAGTGCAAGAAACTTGCGCAAATATGCGGCTTTGCGGCTCATTAGTGCGCTGCTGGTTATTGCGGCCGCTGTGCACAACagtgtaaatttttttttaacattttctgTCAGTGTTTACCAAGAGATCGGGATATATGTCTGCAAGCTGGAATGCGTTTAAGTGCGAGTTCAGTGCAGTCATAAGATGGCGTCACGTTTCGCCGTATTACCACTATGCTATTACCAAATCCGCCATCTTGTCAGATCTAATTGGCCCACAGCGCTGCTATACGACATCTCTGATTGGTTTAAGCCGTCAGCATGGCAGAAGTTGAGGGTCTAGAGTGTCCTTATTCAGGTGTTATTACCCGCTTGGTGATCATGGTAGGACTACTAATCGATCTTCGATTCTGCTCACAGACGTCTAGATAGATTTTGTAACAACGGATTGCAACTCTGAACCATCAAAGTCCGCATCGTCTGCAAACAGATGTCGCGTTCCTTTAATTGAGAAGGGTTTCACGTTTTTCTTACTGTGCGCGTTCTTTCATTCTCGGCTTGTTTGGTTTTTTTCGTGACGTAGCGAGCTGCTCACGCCACCCATTTATCATCAAATATAAACATTCGCATCACTTGAATGAAATCACTCGCTAGATTGCGACTGCGCTTTCATACAATCGACCGTGTCGTCCCTTTTCATTCGTTGTGTTCCCTGTCAAAGCTCAAGAAAACTATCAGGAATAGTAGTAGTCTGAACTGCCCACTGCAAAAATAACTTATGCTTCCAGGCATAGAACTTCGGAATTCGCTTTCGCCGATAAGTTTAGCCAAATCGGCACCGGGGAGACGGAAATGAAAGAACAAATTTGAACGAGGAAAATACCCGTAATTACTCGACTCGATAGCAGGATAGGTCTACGCGTGCTGAGTAGCGTACCGGCCTGCGTCTATCGAGGAAGTTATTGAGGAAAGAAGCGAAGGCGGCGATAAATAAGAAAAAGCGCGTCAACGCGAGGCAATGTACTTGCAATCTTGCAGCATCGCCGCGTCG contains the following coding sequences:
- the LOC119433064 gene encoding hydroxysteroid dehydrogenase-like protein 2 isoform X2 → MADTKGSNRGTMAAQLVSAETVEGVFSMISVYLNDDLVKQIGGVFVFDVKGEPNRWYVDLKNGKGSVGKGDPPQGKVDVTFVMERDTFIKMFTGKLNPTSAFMAGKLSLKGDLPMAMRLDKLMGEMRSKL
- the LOC119433064 gene encoding hydroxysteroid dehydrogenase-like protein 2 isoform X1 produces the protein MTFSNEDARGSNRGTMAAQLVSAETVEGVFSMISVYLNDDLVKQIGGVFVFDVKGEPNRWYVDLKNGKGSVGKGDPPQGKVDVTFVMERDTFIKMFTGKLNPTSAFMAGKLSLKGDLPMAMRLDKLMGEMRSKL
- the LOC119433064 gene encoding hydroxysteroid dehydrogenase-like protein 2 isoform X3, whose amino-acid sequence is MAAQLVSAETVEGVFSMISVYLNDDLVKQIGGVFVFDVKGEPNRWYVDLKNGKGSVGKGDPPQGKVDVTFVMERDTFIKMFTGKLNPTSAFMAGKLSLKGDLPMAMRLDKLMGEMRSKL